From the endosymbiont of Bathymodiolus septemdierum str. Myojin knoll genome, one window contains:
- a CDS encoding bifunctional protein-serine/threonine kinase/phosphatase, which yields MKKLKLTINSYSIAGVKSENQDNCAYYVPDDQALEYKGIVSVIADGVSASARAKEASNCCVNSFLSDYYSTPDSWRTEHAAVKVISALNNWLYSQSVRNGEESSMLSTLSVLIVKSNTAHIFHVGDSRIYRYRNDTLTQLTKDHVLNVNKKKTYLSRAIGFDLQVSVDYQTFDIQPQDLFLLTTDGVHDVLNKDTLQQYLSEGVNCESLVQKALDAGSEDNISAMFCQVKQLPEKNLDEAFDELTQKPVPPDLKKGIKINGFEVESLLVSSVKIQLYLAKNITTGELVALKTPSVNFEDDAQYLQYFMYEQWVGQRIQSPNVVKIHKSNAQDKFLAYAMEYIKGQTLRAWIDENPSPDMAVVLSIVKQIISGVRAFHRQEMLHCDLKPENIMIDEIGQIKLIDFGAARIAGVAELLSPIDTNNNQGTQGYTAPEVILQDEVSQASDQFSLGAIVYEMLAGCVPYEDKLDKNLSSKKLEKLLYDSILKHDPCVPIWIDGAVQKACSLNKADRYEVLSEFLYDLSHPNQALFSAKIAVDPERLLKKYRLFMALSFAVNIILLLFIIK from the coding sequence ATGAAAAAACTCAAGCTCACTATTAATTCCTATTCTATCGCAGGTGTCAAGTCTGAGAATCAAGATAATTGTGCCTACTATGTACCAGATGATCAAGCGTTAGAATACAAAGGTATTGTCAGCGTGATAGCAGATGGCGTGAGTGCGTCAGCAAGAGCAAAGGAGGCAAGCAATTGTTGCGTGAATAGTTTTTTGAGTGATTATTATTCCACGCCAGACTCTTGGCGCACCGAGCATGCAGCAGTTAAGGTAATTTCAGCACTCAATAATTGGTTGTATTCACAATCGGTGCGTAATGGTGAAGAGTCATCAATGTTGTCAACACTAAGTGTTTTGATTGTTAAATCCAATACTGCGCACATTTTCCATGTTGGTGATTCGCGTATTTATCGTTATCGTAACGATACTTTAACGCAATTAACCAAAGACCATGTACTGAATGTCAACAAGAAAAAAACCTATTTATCCCGGGCGATTGGTTTTGATTTGCAGGTCAGTGTGGATTATCAAACTTTTGACATACAGCCACAGGATTTGTTTTTATTGACGACTGATGGCGTGCACGATGTATTAAATAAAGACACTTTACAACAGTATTTGAGCGAAGGTGTTAACTGTGAATCTTTGGTACAAAAGGCATTAGATGCAGGATCAGAAGACAATATTTCAGCAATGTTTTGCCAAGTAAAGCAACTGCCCGAGAAAAATTTAGATGAAGCCTTTGACGAATTAACACAAAAACCTGTGCCACCTGATTTGAAAAAAGGCATTAAAATTAATGGCTTTGAAGTAGAATCATTATTGGTATCTAGCGTCAAAATACAATTGTATTTGGCAAAAAATATAACCACGGGCGAGTTAGTGGCGTTAAAAACCCCTTCAGTGAATTTTGAAGACGATGCGCAATATTTACAATATTTTATGTATGAGCAGTGGGTTGGACAACGAATACAAAGCCCAAATGTGGTAAAGATTCACAAGTCAAATGCACAGGATAAATTCCTCGCTTATGCTATGGAATACATTAAAGGTCAGACGCTAAGAGCGTGGATAGATGAGAATCCGTCGCCTGATATGGCTGTGGTATTAAGTATTGTTAAGCAGATTATTAGTGGTGTTAGGGCATTTCACAGACAGGAGATGTTGCACTGTGATTTGAAGCCTGAAAATATTATGATTGATGAAATCGGGCAGATTAAATTGATTGATTTTGGTGCGGCGCGCATTGCGGGTGTGGCAGAATTATTAAGTCCAATTGATACCAACAATAATCAGGGTACTCAAGGCTACACCGCCCCCGAAGTGATTTTGCAAGACGAAGTTTCGCAAGCATCTGATCAGTTCAGTTTGGGTGCAATTGTGTATGAAATGTTGGCAGGTTGTGTGCCATATGAAGACAAATTAGATAAAAACTTAAGCAGTAAAAAACTGGAAAAACTATTGTATGATTCCATTTTAAAACACGACCCATGCGTACCGATTTGGATTGACGGAGCTGTGCAAAAAGCTTGCTCTTTAAATAAAGCAGACCGCTATGAAGTTCTAAGTGAATTCCTGTATGATTTATCACACCCAAATCAGGCATTATTTTCGGCAAAAATAGCAGTTGATCCTGAGCGATTATTGAAAAAATATCGTTTATTTATGGCCTTATCGTTCGCGGTTAACATTATTTTATTACTATTCATTATTAAGTGA
- a CDS encoding MFS transporter has protein sequence MEDKLTLFSFKGKYKILHLTWFAFFMSFVVWLSLGPMMPFIREALSLTQQQAKILLILNVAITIPSRIVVGMLVDKFGPKIMFTVILVLGGLISIAFAWMQTYEQLALLRFLSGFIGAGFVVGIRLISEWFPAKQTGVAQGVYGGWGNFGSAGAAMTLPFIASSFGGIDGWRYAITAASLVAIVYGIFYYFNVSNTPKGSTYFKPKKSGAMEVSSYADLALYITMNVPLYLALSLMTWKLADVKMIPSIVEFGIFAVLIVLFFLQALKAWQINIVYLKLGVPKQHRYKFKQVALLNWAYFVTFGTELAVVSILAMFYVDWFGLDKITAALLAGVYPFLNLFARPGGGYLSDKFGRKIILMVTFSGISLSFLTLGTVEQEWSIYSVIALTIIGGIFSKAGSGAIFAMVPLIQRRLTGQIAGMTGAFGNVGAVMFLTVNSLVDYDQFFMLIGIMSGVVLMLIVVFLEEPKGHMTEVLDDGTVEVIKLN, from the coding sequence ATGGAAGATAAATTAACTTTATTCTCATTTAAAGGCAAGTATAAGATTTTACATCTAACTTGGTTTGCCTTTTTTATGTCGTTTGTGGTTTGGCTCAGCCTTGGGCCGATGATGCCGTTTATTCGTGAGGCATTATCATTGACGCAGCAACAGGCTAAAATCTTATTGATTTTGAATGTGGCAATCACTATTCCATCGCGGATTGTCGTGGGAATGTTGGTCGATAAATTCGGACCCAAAATTATGTTTACGGTAATTTTGGTGTTAGGCGGTTTGATTTCTATCGCTTTTGCCTGGATGCAGACTTATGAGCAATTGGCGTTGTTACGATTCTTATCGGGTTTTATTGGTGCGGGATTTGTGGTTGGTATTCGCTTGATTTCTGAGTGGTTTCCAGCTAAGCAAACGGGTGTAGCGCAAGGTGTTTATGGCGGTTGGGGTAATTTCGGTTCCGCAGGTGCGGCAATGACTTTGCCATTTATTGCCAGTAGTTTTGGCGGTATTGACGGTTGGCGTTATGCAATTACGGCTGCCAGTCTTGTGGCAATTGTTTATGGTATTTTTTATTACTTTAATGTCAGCAATACGCCGAAAGGTTCAACTTATTTCAAGCCGAAAAAATCAGGTGCGATGGAGGTTAGTAGTTATGCAGACTTGGCGTTGTATATTACAATGAATGTGCCGTTGTATCTTGCTTTATCACTGATGACCTGGAAATTGGCTGATGTCAAGATGATTCCATCGATAGTCGAGTTCGGTATTTTTGCCGTATTAATCGTTCTGTTTTTTCTGCAAGCATTGAAGGCTTGGCAAATAAATATAGTGTACTTAAAGCTCGGCGTGCCAAAGCAACACCGCTATAAATTTAAGCAAGTTGCTTTGTTAAATTGGGCGTATTTTGTAACTTTCGGCACAGAATTGGCAGTGGTTTCAATCTTGGCAATGTTTTATGTGGATTGGTTCGGTTTGGATAAGATCACTGCGGCATTGTTAGCAGGTGTTTATCCGTTTCTTAACTTATTTGCACGACCAGGAGGTGGTTATTTGAGTGATAAATTTGGTAGAAAAATCATTTTAATGGTAACTTTCTCAGGTATTTCGTTGAGTTTTTTGACTTTGGGTACGGTAGAGCAAGAATGGTCAATTTATTCAGTCATCGCTTTAACGATTATAGGCGGCATCTTTTCTAAAGCGGGTTCAGGTGCAATATTTGCAATGGTGCCGTTAATCCAAAGACGACTCACAGGGCAAATTGCAGGGATGACAGGTGCGTTTGGCAATGTTGGTGCCGTGATGTTTTTAACGGTTAATTCGTTGGTAGATTACGACCAATTCTTTATGTTAATTGGTATTATGAGTGGCGTGGTATTAATGCTGATTGTGGTTTTTTTAGAGGAACCCAAAGGGCATATGACAGAGGTTTTAGACGACGGCACAGTTGAGGTTATCAAACTAAACTAA
- the nirB gene encoding nitrite reductase large subunit NirB: MKKLVVVGSGMSAMKVVDEILKIDPTMYQITIIGAETVLPYNRIMLSPVLSGEKTFDEIKTHDEDYFAQNNISFKPGCEVTTVNRKAKTVTLECDKGETESLHYDRLVLCTGSTPFILPLPGKELEGVVSFRDIYDVEYMKANAKRGKKVAVIGTGLLGLEAANGLNELGFDVTVIGNMDSIMNMQLDPSSGGLLQKVLEEKNIKFKLGAITTVINGSDKVESIEFEDGSTMTTDMVVMSVGIVPNDALANEIGLQTNRGIVVNDTMMTSDPAIYSVGECIKHRGMSYGLVAPLFEQARVCAEQVCEVSHHMYTGSDISTKLKVSGVDVFSAGEFDNADDEVMCSKDHALNTRKRLSIRDNKLVGAVLFGDSTDGLFYFDLIKKQTDITDMRKTLLFGDIGIDAASAGAAGVEKMADDEQVCGCMGVTKGDIVSAVAGGCDSFEAVQEQTGCATGCGGCGSVAKQIFSFVSGAELITKETLCDCSEHSTEEVREYVRALNSVKTIDEVRSEMGFTSSCEVCGAAINYYLSSQFNDEYEHNDAERPHNEMMHANKQRDGTYSIVPQMQGGLTTPAELKALAEIAVKYEVPTVKVTGGQRIDLLGIPKENLNDMWEEIAAAGMESGYAYGKATRTCKSCVGTDHCMMGTQDSMGLSVKMEDAVWSHFMPHKFKMGVSGCPRNCAEATIKDFGVICTEKGYEIHVAGACGIRTKACLKDRFFETEAAVVEYLKAFVQLYRLEANYLERVMHFEERVGLDYIQSQLDTSEKIKKWANALPKTIKNPWLTTDHRASA, from the coding sequence ATGAAAAAATTGGTGGTAGTGGGCTCGGGAATGAGTGCGATGAAAGTAGTTGATGAGATATTGAAGATTGACCCAACCATGTATCAGATTACAATTATTGGCGCAGAGACGGTGTTACCCTACAATAGAATTATGTTGTCTCCAGTTTTGTCTGGTGAGAAGACTTTTGATGAGATTAAGACGCACGATGAAGATTATTTTGCACAGAATAACATCAGTTTTAAGCCAGGGTGTGAGGTAACGACAGTGAATCGTAAGGCTAAGACTGTGACACTTGAGTGCGATAAAGGTGAAACTGAATCCTTGCATTATGACCGCCTTGTATTGTGTACGGGGTCAACACCGTTTATTTTGCCACTACCAGGTAAGGAATTAGAAGGGGTAGTTTCATTTAGAGATATCTATGATGTTGAATACATGAAGGCTAATGCCAAGCGAGGCAAAAAAGTTGCGGTAATTGGCACAGGTTTATTGGGGCTTGAGGCGGCAAATGGGCTAAATGAATTGGGCTTTGATGTTACCGTGATTGGTAATATGGATTCTATTATGAATATGCAATTGGACCCTTCTTCGGGTGGCTTATTGCAGAAAGTTTTAGAAGAAAAGAATATTAAATTTAAGTTGGGTGCGATTACAACAGTGATTAATGGTAGTGATAAAGTTGAATCAATAGAATTTGAAGATGGCTCAACAATGACAACGGATATGGTGGTTATGTCGGTGGGCATTGTACCGAATGATGCACTGGCAAATGAGATTGGTCTGCAAACAAATCGTGGTATTGTCGTTAATGACACGATGATGACTTCAGACCCTGCGATTTATTCTGTGGGTGAATGTATTAAGCATCGCGGCATGTCGTATGGTTTGGTGGCACCGCTATTTGAGCAGGCGCGTGTTTGTGCTGAGCAGGTTTGTGAAGTGTCACACCATATGTACACGGGTTCAGACATTTCAACCAAGTTAAAAGTATCGGGCGTTGATGTGTTTTCAGCAGGAGAATTCGATAATGCAGATGACGAAGTTATGTGCTCTAAAGATCACGCTTTGAACACACGAAAACGATTGTCTATTCGTGATAATAAGTTGGTAGGTGCCGTGCTATTTGGTGATTCTACCGATGGATTGTTTTACTTTGATTTAATTAAAAAGCAGACTGACATTACCGATATGCGTAAGACTTTGTTGTTTGGTGATATTGGTATTGACGCAGCGAGTGCAGGTGCTGCTGGTGTTGAAAAAATGGCAGACGATGAACAGGTTTGTGGCTGTATGGGGGTGACCAAAGGGGATATTGTGAGTGCAGTTGCGGGCGGTTGTGATTCGTTTGAAGCCGTGCAAGAGCAGACGGGTTGTGCGACAGGCTGCGGTGGTTGTGGATCGGTGGCGAAGCAAATATTCAGTTTTGTTTCAGGTGCGGAACTGATAACCAAAGAAACCCTGTGTGATTGTAGTGAGCATTCAACGGAAGAGGTGCGTGAATATGTACGCGCATTAAACAGTGTTAAAACCATTGATGAAGTGCGTTCGGAAATGGGCTTTACGAGTTCTTGCGAGGTTTGTGGTGCGGCGATTAATTACTATTTGTCTTCGCAATTTAACGATGAATACGAGCATAATGATGCAGAGCGCCCGCATAATGAAATGATGCATGCGAACAAGCAAAGAGATGGCACTTATTCCATCGTGCCACAGATGCAAGGTGGCTTGACCACGCCTGCAGAACTCAAGGCATTGGCAGAAATTGCCGTAAAGTATGAAGTGCCAACGGTGAAAGTAACGGGTGGACAGCGCATTGATTTATTGGGCATTCCCAAGGAAAACCTGAACGATATGTGGGAAGAAATTGCAGCGGCAGGCATGGAATCTGGCTATGCATATGGCAAAGCGACGAGGACTTGTAAATCTTGCGTTGGTACGGATCATTGTATGATGGGCACGCAGGATTCTATGGGTTTATCGGTGAAGATGGAGGATGCAGTTTGGTCGCATTTTATGCCACACAAATTCAAGATGGGCGTGAGCGGTTGTCCACGAAATTGCGCAGAAGCAACGATTAAAGATTTCGGTGTGATTTGCACAGAAAAAGGCTATGAAATTCATGTTGCGGGTGCTTGTGGTATTCGTACAAAGGCGTGTTTGAAGGACCGTTTCTTTGAGACTGAAGCCGCCGTAGTTGAATATTTAAAGGCATTTGTACAGTTGTATCGTCTTGAGGCGAATTACCTTGAACGCGTTATGCACTTTGAAGAGCGCGTTGGTTTGGACTATATTCAGTCGCAATTAGACACCTCTGAGAAGATTAAAAAATGGGCGAACGCATTACCGAAGACCATTAAAAATCCATGGCTAACCACCGACCATAGGGCGTCTGCATAA
- a CDS encoding molybdenum cofactor biosynthesis protein MoaE, protein MDKIKIQQHDFDLSVEVALAKNNDSNIGASVSFIGFVRDLENTPITKMTLEHYPKMTEKALISIANQAHKRWKIGNITIIHRVGDLQSNDQIVLVVTSSKHRKSAFESCEFIMDYLKTQAPFWKKEYGKNSSKWVESKATDQNKSNRW, encoded by the coding sequence ATGGATAAAATAAAAATTCAACAACACGATTTCGATTTAAGCGTTGAAGTTGCTCTGGCCAAAAACAACGACAGCAATATTGGTGCTAGCGTTAGTTTTATTGGATTTGTGCGTGATTTAGAAAATACGCCTATCACTAAAATGACACTTGAACATTACCCAAAAATGACTGAAAAGGCTCTCATATCTATCGCTAATCAAGCCCATAAGCGTTGGAAAATCGGCAATATTACCATCATCCACCGCGTCGGAGACTTGCAATCCAACGACCAAATCGTTTTAGTTGTCACAAGTAGCAAACACCGAAAATCTGCATTTGAATCTTGTGAATTTATTATGGATTATCTAAAAACCCAAGCCCCTTTTTGGAAAAAAGAGTATGGCAAAAATTCTAGTAAATGGGTAGAATCTAAAGCCACCGACCAAAATAAAAGCAATCGTTGGTAA
- the mobA gene encoding molybdenum cofactor guanylyltransferase MobA, with protein sequence MKSINKSNITAVILSGGQGLRMNQQDKGLIPFNDKPMIAHIIDVVKPKVSQLFVSANRNIEKYQRYGEVITDGLNDFQGPLAGISKALSVTTTPYLLILPCDSPLVTASIIQRLIDAMSNNDIDLCVADDGSRMHPTIAIIKTQLKDNLLDFLESGDRKLGLWIQQNNSLKVDFSDCPEVLTNFNSPEDMTNDVVKRLLIAQNEKSEAFKFIK encoded by the coding sequence ATGAAAAGCATTAATAAAAGTAACATTACCGCCGTCATCCTCTCAGGTGGGCAAGGGCTGCGTATGAATCAACAAGATAAAGGTTTAATTCCATTCAATGACAAGCCAATGATTGCTCATATCATTGATGTTGTAAAACCAAAAGTCAGTCAATTATTTGTCAGTGCTAACCGTAACATTGAAAAATATCAGCGATATGGTGAAGTTATCACTGATGGTTTAAACGATTTTCAAGGTCCTTTGGCAGGTATATCTAAAGCACTATCGGTCACCACCACTCCTTATTTATTAATCCTTCCTTGTGATAGCCCACTTGTAACTGCAAGCATTATCCAGCGACTAATTGATGCAATGAGCAATAATGACATAGATTTATGCGTAGCAGATGATGGTAGCAGAATGCATCCAACCATTGCCATTATTAAAACCCAATTAAAGGATAATCTATTAGATTTTTTAGAATCAGGTGATAGAAAATTAGGCTTATGGATTCAACAAAATAATTCTCTTAAAGTTGATTTTTCTGACTGCCCAGAAGTGTTAACCAATTTCAACAGCCCTGAAGATATGACAAATGATGTAGTGAAAAGGTTGTTGATAGCACAAAATGAGAAAAGTGAAGCATTTAAATTTATTAAATAA
- a CDS encoding molybdopterin molybdotransferase MoeA, with product MNNQQGCNAIPHPLLSIDEALETLIGAAKVINKTQLVALDDALDKVLAFDICSDIASPGFDNSSMDGYAIHLKEDQIAIPGGFSFEITDRISAGSTGKMLVEGCAARIFTGAPIPRGANTVVMQEECELIDGNSKIEIYRPIALNENIRPRGNDIQLGDVILSKGRQLLPQDIALAASVGVRKIEVFKRIKVGVFFTGDELVEPGNALKKGQIFNSNRYALVAMLNKLGCEIVNLGNIKDTFKATCDALEQLKSNCDLIVTTGGVSVGEEDHVKPAVEKLGKLDLWRIKVKPGKPLAFGSVADTAFIGLPGNPVSAMVTFFLFAQPFIRKMQGLSVYQNQTTQVQCNFDWQRPRPRREFVRVKLDCSTAPASASLYPKQGSDVLSSMVWADGLIEVPENSTFSQGKILNYYSL from the coding sequence ATGAATAACCAGCAAGGCTGTAACGCGATTCCACACCCCCTACTTTCTATTGATGAGGCTTTAGAAACATTAATAGGCGCCGCCAAAGTAATCAATAAGACGCAATTAGTCGCACTGGATGATGCACTGGATAAAGTTTTAGCGTTTGATATTTGTTCAGATATTGCGTCTCCAGGGTTTGATAATTCGTCAATGGACGGCTATGCAATTCATTTGAAAGAGGATCAAATTGCTATACCAGGTGGGTTTTCGTTTGAAATTACCGATAGAATTTCTGCAGGAAGTACAGGGAAAATGCTGGTGGAGGGTTGTGCAGCGCGTATTTTCACAGGGGCGCCAATACCGAGGGGGGCAAATACGGTGGTGATGCAGGAAGAGTGTGAGCTGATTGATGGTAATAGTAAGATTGAGATTTACCGCCCGATTGCTTTAAATGAAAACATTCGCCCGAGAGGAAATGACATTCAATTAGGAGATGTAATTTTATCTAAGGGTAGGCAGTTGCTGCCGCAGGATATTGCATTGGCTGCATCTGTGGGTGTGAGAAAAATTGAAGTTTTTAAAAGGATTAAAGTTGGGGTTTTTTTTACAGGCGATGAACTGGTGGAACCTGGAAATGCTTTAAAAAAAGGGCAAATTTTTAATTCTAATCGTTATGCTTTGGTGGCAATGTTAAATAAATTGGGCTGTGAAATAGTTAATTTGGGTAATATCAAAGATACTTTTAAGGCAACTTGCGATGCTTTGGAACAGTTGAAATCGAATTGTGATTTGATTGTGACCACGGGCGGCGTGTCGGTGGGTGAAGAGGACCATGTCAAACCTGCAGTAGAAAAATTAGGAAAATTAGACTTGTGGCGTATTAAGGTCAAACCAGGCAAACCTTTGGCATTTGGCTCAGTTGCTGACACAGCGTTTATTGGCTTGCCAGGTAATCCTGTATCAGCAATGGTGACTTTTTTCTTATTTGCACAGCCATTTATTCGCAAAATGCAGGGGCTGAGTGTATATCAAAATCAGACAACACAGGTACAATGCAATTTTGATTGGCAACGACCACGACCACGACGCGAGTTTGTCAGAGTAAAATTGGATTGTTCAACTGCCCCTGCCTCTGCCTCTCTTTATCCTAAGCAAGGTTCAGATGTTTTGAGTTCAATGGTTTGGGCAGATGGGCTGATCGAAGTACCTGAAAATAGCACTTTTTCACAAGGCAAAATCCTTAATTATTATTCATTATGA
- the moaC gene encoding cyclic pyranopterin monophosphate synthase MoaC — MSKLTHINDNGDAQMVDVTDKATTTRIAMAKSVVLMQASTLALITSGQHKKGDVFAVARIAGIQAAKKCADLIPLCHPLMLTKVSVELTANIEKSSVEIIATTKLDGKTGVEMEALTAASVAALTVYDMCKAVDRGMIISQIQVLEKSGGKSGDWTV; from the coding sequence ATGAGCAAATTAACCCATATTAACGACAATGGCGACGCACAAATGGTCGATGTGACTGATAAAGCGACTACTACGCGTATTGCCATGGCAAAATCAGTGGTACTGATGCAAGCATCAACTTTAGCGCTAATTACTTCTGGACAACATAAAAAAGGCGATGTGTTCGCAGTGGCTCGTATTGCTGGCATTCAGGCAGCAAAAAAATGTGCGGACTTAATTCCACTTTGTCATCCATTAATGCTGACCAAAGTCAGTGTAGAATTAACAGCGAATATTGAAAAATCAAGTGTTGAGATTATTGCCACCACCAAACTTGATGGTAAGACTGGCGTGGAAATGGAAGCATTAACGGCAGCAAGTGTTGCCGCACTCACGGTTTACGATATGTGCAAGGCAGTTGACCGTGGGATGATTATCTCGCAAATTCAAGTACTGGAAAAATCGGGCGGTAAGTCTGGGGATTGGACGGTATGA
- the moaA gene encoding GTP 3',8-cyclase MoaA: MKLIDPFGRTISYLRFSVTDHCNYRCHYCRDEDHFNKTVRTEVLSYEEIERIMQIFADLGISKVRLTGGEPLLRTGISKIIKLIGAIDGITDIPLSTNAHLLEKFAGKIHKNGVNRVNISIDSLIAERFAEITRGGELDKVINGIDAAIKVGMRPIKINMVVMRGVNDDEIEAMIDFAIGRKIDIRFIETMPIGSAGINALSQHYSETDILKRIDAHLVNNLIAIKPEQTAGPAKSYLIKNTHSSVGIISAVSNNFCSACNRIRLTAKGQLILCLGQKNSVSLRDALRSGVTDDEVKNLIIDAISHKPKQHDFNTNADNINTAQMVEIGG, translated from the coding sequence ATGAAACTGATTGACCCATTTGGTCGTACCATTAGTTATTTGAGATTTTCAGTTACTGACCATTGTAATTATCGCTGTCATTATTGCCGCGACGAAGACCATTTCAACAAAACTGTTCGAACAGAGGTGCTATCTTACGAAGAAATTGAAAGAATTATGCAGATTTTTGCCGATTTGGGCATTAGCAAAGTCAGATTAACAGGTGGTGAACCGTTATTGCGAACTGGGATTTCTAAAATCATTAAATTGATTGGTGCAATTGACGGTATTACCGATATACCATTGTCAACCAATGCACATCTACTGGAAAAATTTGCAGGAAAAATCCATAAAAATGGCGTTAATAGGGTAAATATTTCTATTGACTCTCTCATTGCCGAAAGGTTTGCAGAGATTACTCGTGGGGGAGAATTAGACAAGGTTATCAACGGCATTGATGCAGCGATTAAAGTCGGCATGCGTCCAATAAAAATCAATATGGTGGTGATGCGTGGTGTGAATGACGATGAAATTGAGGCAATGATTGATTTTGCCATTGGGCGAAAAATTGACATCCGTTTTATTGAAACCATGCCGATTGGTTCAGCGGGTATTAACGCGTTGAGTCAACATTATAGCGAGACCGATATTTTAAAACGCATTGATGCACACTTGGTAAATAACCTGATAGCAATTAAACCTGAACAAACGGCAGGTCCTGCAAAAAGTTATTTGATTAAAAATACCCATTCATCGGTGGGCATAATTTCTGCGGTTTCTAATAATTTTTGCAGTGCTTGCAATCGCATTCGATTAACTGCCAAAGGACAATTAATTTTGTGTCTTGGACAAAAAAATTCTGTATCTTTGCGGGATGCACTAAGGTCTGGCGTAACAGATGATGAGGTTAAAAATCTGATTATTGACGCCATCAGCCATAAGCCTAAACAACACGATTTTAATACCAATGCCGATAATATCAATACAGCACAAATGGTGGAGATAGGCGGATGA
- the moaD gene encoding molybdopterin converting factor subunit 1 — MNVLYFASLKESLGLASEVIVITADITVNDLRVLLIEKYGEQHFPNNILCAVNHEIATSSTQINDTDEVAFYPPVTGG; from the coding sequence ATGAATGTTTTATATTTTGCCTCATTGAAAGAATCACTGGGATTAGCAAGTGAAGTAATAGTGATAACTGCCGATATAACAGTGAATGATTTACGCGTATTGCTAATAGAAAAATACGGTGAACAACATTTTCCAAACAACATTCTTTGTGCTGTTAATCACGAAATTGCCACAAGTTCAACTCAAATAAACGATACCGACGAAGTGGCTTTTTACCCGCCTGTAACAGGTGGATAA